The proteins below are encoded in one region of Myxococcales bacterium:
- a CDS encoding radical SAM protein: MLSNAGGALLGARGLAKPEDLSCAITVKEICVMLNFACNIRCPLCPFWGTTGVSHAGGDKRWHAPFDSASMRRFLDGMRAFGARRVNVSGGEPLVSREWSSVAALAKELDYRVMLTTNGSFLAREMPAVIEHVDVLQLSFTDPEEWRRGLRAPDWVSELSRLFAELKAADIEIQVNFAISDAAFPEIETIADAVLGLAVPVDTFRFVHPMFLAPEVLAAHQADLSEFDTDGHFWSGFGTVPVQVDPEELLRIFHRVLERHPGRVGFFPEIDADEVAAYYRDPTYLPAPFRDFCAAPWTQVNLIPNGDVWVCYDLRLGNIHTDDAASIWNGSVARRLRERILARGLFGGCRGCFNKYSAVEKGTARGPRP, encoded by the coding sequence ATGCTCTCGAACGCAGGCGGGGCGCTGCTCGGCGCGCGCGGGCTGGCAAAGCCCGAAGATCTCTCTTGTGCCATCACGGTCAAAGAGATCTGCGTGATGCTGAACTTTGCCTGCAACATCCGCTGTCCGCTGTGTCCCTTCTGGGGCACGACGGGGGTGTCCCACGCCGGCGGGGACAAACGCTGGCACGCACCGTTCGACTCCGCGTCCATGCGCCGGTTCCTCGACGGGATGCGCGCTTTTGGCGCCCGGCGGGTGAACGTCTCGGGGGGTGAGCCGCTGGTCAGCCGGGAGTGGTCCAGCGTCGCGGCTCTGGCAAAAGAGCTCGACTACCGCGTCATGCTCACGACCAACGGCAGCTTCCTCGCCCGGGAGATGCCCGCCGTCATCGAGCACGTCGACGTCCTGCAGCTCTCGTTCACGGATCCAGAGGAGTGGCGGCGCGGCCTGCGTGCCCCGGATTGGGTCTCCGAGCTCAGTCGCCTGTTTGCGGAGCTCAAAGCGGCGGACATCGAGATCCAGGTCAACTTCGCCATCTCCGACGCCGCCTTCCCGGAGATCGAGACGATCGCCGACGCGGTCCTGGGGCTGGCCGTGCCCGTCGACACGTTTCGCTTCGTACACCCCATGTTCCTCGCACCCGAAGTGCTCGCAGCGCACCAGGCCGATCTGTCCGAGTTCGATACCGATGGCCACTTCTGGAGTGGCTTTGGCACCGTGCCCGTGCAAGTCGATCCTGAAGAGCTGCTCCGGATCTTTCACCGAGTGCTGGAGCGTCATCCGGGTCGGGTCGGGTTCTTCCCGGAGATCGACGCTGACGAAGTCGCCGCGTACTACCGCGATCCGACGTACCTGCCGGCGCCATTTCGCGACTTCTGCGCGGCGCCGTGGACGCAGGTGAACCTGATCCCGAACGGCGATGTCTGGGTTTGCTACGATCTTCGCCTGGGCAACATCCACACCGACGACGCCGCGAGCATCTGGAACGGCAGCGTGGCTCGCCGCCTCCGCGAGCGCATCCTCGCGCGTGGGCTGTTCGGCGGCTGTCGCGGGTGTTTCAACAAATACTCGGCGGTCGAAAAGGGCACCGCCCGGGGGCCGCGCCCGTGA
- a CDS encoding radical SAM protein, which produces MKIVLVAPPTPNPSPSYFGPPMGLALLGALLEREGHQVKGYDWDRSTLEAMLDDVPRLLEEDRPELLGISCLSITRGQSFALARRVKELAPTLPIIFGGPYPTIEPNEILERTPADFVCIGDGEETLPELVRALAAGGDVAQVPGLCLRSKTGITRTAPRPDFTELDQLPYPNLDLFGVAEELRKYRRGDAAERDAGLFAKGKGPYLARSALMVLGSRGCVWRCDFCPMSKFKGRTRMHSPAYIANYIEHLVERYGHRDFVFGDNTLTWLRPHSVELFGLMIEKQLGIEWICMTRADRVDPELLDLMHAAGCREISFGIESGAAAVHQAMKKKLKLGSVVQAFHDTHAAGINSTCMLMIGNRGETRDSLRETTGLVRDTDADRILIWTTRLYPGTVLHDVAVEQGVLGADYYADEMAPAPFYTGENSAAELTRMEKMLQHRTLWVDVGPEIPLETLDRNLRLSTWRAEAGTVLGGAAGEPFERPDFFELLERSKRWDTKRVLVQTHARRLADRAFFRKAQQANAIRGLVVPLWSLSDAHHDARVASPGALLETRKGLLRWTRDGGMALAFALLDKFNVATVRAWIRWLAEHRVTEVCLVYGQTPAGWQRVPAGELPSLSEASDAMFAAAEEARDVSLELSVSGLPRCLLPADLELFEQCRPFDEWVHADGEPENLSRARRNDAKRFVPACAGCAFEGQCEGIWREVDERAAATSVRPSANPLAPGKSGSQPVELRRRTA; this is translated from the coding sequence GTGAAGATCGTGCTCGTCGCCCCGCCCACGCCGAACCCGTCGCCGAGTTATTTCGGTCCACCCATGGGCCTCGCGTTGCTCGGCGCCCTGCTCGAGCGGGAAGGCCACCAGGTCAAGGGTTACGATTGGGACCGCTCCACCCTGGAGGCCATGCTGGACGACGTGCCGCGCCTGCTCGAGGAAGACCGGCCGGAGCTGCTCGGGATCTCGTGTCTGTCCATCACCCGGGGTCAGAGTTTTGCGCTCGCTCGCCGCGTGAAAGAGCTCGCGCCAACGTTGCCCATCATCTTCGGCGGTCCCTACCCAACCATCGAACCGAACGAGATCCTCGAGCGCACACCGGCTGACTTCGTCTGCATCGGCGACGGAGAAGAGACCTTGCCTGAGCTCGTGCGCGCCCTCGCAGCCGGCGGCGACGTCGCCCAGGTTCCGGGACTGTGTCTGCGCAGCAAGACCGGCATCACCCGTACCGCGCCCCGCCCTGATTTCACCGAGCTCGATCAGCTCCCGTATCCGAACCTCGATCTGTTCGGCGTCGCGGAAGAGCTGAGGAAATATCGCCGGGGCGACGCCGCCGAGCGGGACGCGGGCTTGTTCGCCAAGGGCAAGGGCCCCTACCTCGCGCGCTCCGCGCTGATGGTGCTCGGCTCCCGCGGGTGTGTGTGGCGCTGCGATTTCTGCCCGATGTCGAAGTTCAAAGGGCGAACACGCATGCACTCGCCCGCGTACATCGCCAACTACATCGAGCACCTGGTCGAGCGCTACGGACACCGGGACTTCGTCTTCGGCGACAACACCCTGACCTGGCTGCGCCCGCACTCGGTCGAGCTGTTTGGGCTCATGATCGAGAAGCAGCTGGGCATCGAGTGGATCTGCATGACGCGGGCCGACCGTGTGGACCCCGAGCTCCTGGACCTGATGCATGCCGCCGGCTGCCGGGAGATCAGCTTCGGAATCGAGAGCGGCGCGGCGGCCGTGCACCAGGCGATGAAGAAGAAGCTCAAGCTGGGCAGCGTCGTGCAGGCCTTCCACGACACGCACGCCGCAGGCATCAACAGCACGTGTATGTTGATGATCGGCAACCGGGGTGAGACGCGAGACAGCCTGCGGGAGACGACCGGCCTGGTGCGGGACACCGACGCCGATCGGATCCTGATCTGGACGACCCGCCTGTATCCAGGGACCGTGCTCCACGATGTCGCGGTCGAGCAAGGTGTGCTGGGCGCCGACTACTACGCGGATGAAATGGCGCCGGCACCCTTCTACACCGGAGAGAACTCCGCGGCGGAGCTCACGCGCATGGAGAAGATGCTCCAGCACCGCACGCTCTGGGTCGACGTCGGGCCGGAGATCCCGCTCGAGACCCTCGATCGAAACCTGCGGCTCTCGACCTGGCGCGCCGAGGCCGGCACTGTGCTGGGCGGAGCGGCGGGCGAGCCCTTCGAACGCCCGGACTTCTTCGAGCTGCTCGAACGCTCGAAGCGCTGGGACACGAAGCGTGTCCTGGTGCAGACCCATGCCCGACGTCTGGCTGACCGGGCTTTTTTCCGGAAAGCCCAGCAAGCCAACGCGATCCGCGGCCTCGTGGTGCCGCTGTGGTCGCTCAGCGACGCACACCACGACGCCCGCGTCGCGTCCCCAGGCGCGTTACTCGAGACTCGCAAGGGCCTGTTGCGCTGGACCCGCGACGGCGGCATGGCGCTGGCCTTCGCACTGCTCGACAAGTTCAACGTCGCGACGGTTCGGGCCTGGATCCGCTGGCTCGCCGAACATCGCGTGACGGAGGTGTGCCTGGTCTACGGGCAAACTCCCGCCGGATGGCAGCGAGTCCCGGCGGGGGAGCTGCCGAGCCTGAGCGAAGCCAGCGACGCGATGTTCGCCGCTGCCGAGGAGGCTCGCGACGTTTCGCTCGAGCTCTCGGTGTCCGGTCTACCGCGGTGCCTGTTGCCGGCGGACCTCGAGCTCTTCGAGCAGTGTCGCCCGTTCGACGAATGGGTACACGCCGACGGAGAGCCCGAGAACCTCTCTCGCGCCCGCCGCAACGACGCGAAACGCTTCGTGCCCGCGTGCGCCGGCTGCGCGTTCGAGGGCCAGTGTGAGGGGATCTGGCGAGAGGTCGACGAGCGTGCCGCTGCCACGAGCGTGCGACCCAGCGCCAACCCGCTCGCCCCGGGAAAGAGTGGCAGCCAGCCCGTCGAGCTGCGACGCCGGACGGCGTGA
- a CDS encoding molybdopterin-dependent oxidoreductase, with translation MSNVHLRVCPLCEATCGLRIETDGVRVTKIRGDERDPFSRGYICPKGVALGDLHHDPDRLTRPLRRSGDRWDEVGWDEALDEAAERLKRVQREHGKSAVAVYLGNPTVHNLGALLFGPPFLKALGTRNRFSATSVDQLAHHVAAWGMFGHQLLLPVPDIDRTDLFVLIGSNPLASNGSLMTVPDVKNRLLALRARGGKLVLVDPRRTETAALADRHHFIRPGTDVYLLAALLQVIFSEKLERIGRLGQHTDGLAEAMRAVADFSPERAELHTGIKADDVRALARSIAEAPSAAVHSRMGASTQEHGGLCQWLTQLLNLVTGNLDRAGGAMFTTPALDVFRVGTPGHLGVWRSRVRGLPEFAGELPVAALSEEIETPGDGQIRALVTYAGNPVLSTPDGRRLGRALEHLDFFVAIDLYRNETTRHADLILPPTGPLEHEHYDAAFYALSVRNFAKYSPPVFPKPDDSRHDHEILSGLTERLLRGRSLAGSLGARALEKLGPAGLLDLGLRAGPYGLRKGLGGLSLARLRAEPHGVDLGPLVPRFPDAIKTKDRRIEAAPRIFLTALSEVARAEPAKGATLSLIGRRQLRGCNSWMHNVPSLMTGKERCTLLMHPEDARTRGIAAGDSVRVQSRVGAVELPVEVSDEVMLGVVSIPHGFGHDHPGTALGVAERHAGVSINDLTDPERLDALTGAAAFSGVPVEVGRVGVTPEPGSR, from the coding sequence GTGTCCAACGTTCACCTCAGGGTCTGTCCGCTGTGCGAGGCCACCTGCGGGCTCCGCATCGAAACCGATGGCGTTCGGGTCACCAAGATCCGCGGCGACGAGCGCGATCCCTTCAGCCGTGGGTACATCTGCCCGAAAGGGGTCGCGCTCGGTGACCTGCACCACGACCCGGATCGATTGACCCGGCCGCTGCGCCGCAGCGGCGACCGCTGGGACGAGGTGGGTTGGGACGAGGCGCTCGACGAAGCAGCGGAGCGCCTGAAACGAGTGCAGCGCGAACACGGCAAGAGCGCAGTCGCCGTCTACCTGGGTAACCCCACCGTTCACAATCTCGGTGCGCTGCTGTTTGGCCCACCCTTCCTGAAGGCACTCGGGACCCGGAACCGCTTCTCCGCCACGTCGGTGGATCAGCTCGCACATCACGTCGCTGCCTGGGGCATGTTTGGCCATCAGCTGCTTTTGCCGGTGCCGGACATCGACCGCACCGACCTGTTCGTGCTGATCGGCAGCAACCCCCTCGCTTCCAACGGCTCGTTGATGACGGTGCCGGACGTAAAGAATCGCTTGCTGGCCTTGCGGGCGCGTGGCGGCAAGCTCGTCTTGGTCGACCCGCGCCGCACGGAAACGGCGGCGCTGGCAGATCGGCATCATTTCATTCGTCCCGGCACCGACGTGTATCTGTTGGCGGCGCTGCTCCAGGTGATCTTCTCGGAGAAGCTCGAGCGCATCGGGCGCCTCGGACAGCACACGGATGGGCTCGCGGAGGCCATGCGGGCTGTCGCCGACTTCTCACCGGAGCGCGCCGAGCTTCACACGGGAATAAAGGCCGACGACGTTCGTGCCCTGGCGCGGTCTATCGCGGAGGCCCCGAGCGCGGCCGTGCATTCACGCATGGGTGCGTCGACGCAGGAGCATGGAGGCCTGTGTCAGTGGCTGACGCAGCTCCTGAATCTGGTGACGGGTAACCTGGACCGAGCGGGCGGCGCGATGTTCACGACGCCGGCGCTCGATGTCTTCCGCGTGGGAACCCCTGGGCATCTGGGAGTCTGGCGCTCGCGCGTCCGCGGTTTGCCAGAGTTTGCCGGTGAGCTGCCGGTCGCAGCGCTGTCGGAGGAGATCGAGACGCCCGGCGACGGACAGATCCGCGCGCTCGTCACCTACGCGGGCAATCCCGTGCTCTCGACCCCGGACGGACGGCGCCTCGGGCGGGCCCTCGAGCACCTGGACTTCTTCGTTGCCATCGACCTGTATCGAAACGAGACCACCCGGCACGCGGATCTGATCCTGCCGCCAACGGGCCCACTGGAGCACGAGCACTACGACGCGGCGTTCTACGCGCTCTCGGTGCGCAACTTCGCCAAGTATTCACCACCGGTATTTCCCAAACCTGACGACTCGCGCCACGACCACGAGATCCTCTCCGGCCTGACTGAGCGTCTCTTGCGCGGGAGGTCCCTCGCCGGCAGCTTGGGGGCGCGGGCTCTGGAGAAACTCGGTCCGGCCGGCCTGCTCGATCTCGGGCTGCGCGCCGGACCCTATGGGCTTCGGAAAGGCCTGGGCGGGCTGAGCCTCGCGCGGCTGCGGGCCGAGCCGCACGGAGTCGATCTCGGCCCGCTCGTGCCGCGCTTCCCGGATGCCATCAAGACGAAAGATCGTCGGATCGAGGCTGCGCCCAGGATCTTCCTCACGGCGCTCAGCGAAGTGGCGCGGGCGGAGCCCGCGAAGGGCGCCACCCTCTCGTTGATTGGCCGCCGGCAGCTCCGCGGCTGCAACTCGTGGATGCACAACGTGCCGAGCCTGATGACCGGGAAGGAGCGATGCACCCTGCTGATGCACCCGGAGGACGCTCGGACGCGTGGGATCGCGGCCGGTGACTCGGTGCGCGTTCAATCTCGGGTCGGAGCTGTCGAGCTGCCGGTCGAAGTATCGGACGAGGTGATGCTCGGTGTGGTCAGTATTCCCCACGGTTTCGGCCACGATCATCCCGGAACCGCCCTCGGAGTGGCTGAACGCCACGCGGGGGTGAGCATCAACGATCTCACCGATCCCGAGCGCCTCGACGCGCTGACGGGAGCGGCTGCGTTCTCGGGAGTGCCGGTCGAGGTGGGCCGCGTCGGGGTCACGCCCGAACCGGGCTCGCGCTGA